The sequence below is a genomic window from Gadus morhua chromosome 12, gadMor3.0, whole genome shotgun sequence.
AATGGGAGCCACAACACGTACGTCCCCAAAAACGACATAAACAGGACAGAGTGCAGACTAACAATAGAAATCAGAAAGGAAATGtcattttattatatttgatttgattcataATGTCCCAACTTTTTAGAGCTGCCATGGTCACATTCCATGTTTCAATCTTAGCGTGAATCAGAATGAAATGTCGGCCATCTTGTAATGCCATCCTTTATGCGCCGTGTGTTCTGCGTCCAGTGCAGGAGGGAGAAGGTCTCTCCGGCGGCCGGCGTCTCAGCAGTGCTGTGCTCGTCGACCGGCCTCCTCTACATCTCCGCCCTCCTGCTCTCTGACCCCGTGGTTCCCGGACTCTTCCTCAAGGCAGCGCCCTGGCTGCTCTCTGCCCTCTGCGGCGCCACGCTGGACCTGCTCGTATCCTCCTTTGGGGCTCCGATCTGTGGTATTCCTCTTTGGACCGTTTAGGGGGGCAATCTCAAATATCTGCAAAGATCTTCCCTCGGTGTAAAAGTCGCCGAATGCGAGTTTCGTGCCATGCATTCAAATCGTAAGCGGCGCAAATTTAGTGGTGCGTTTGCCATTGCCCTTCCATGGTTGTTCTGCCAGAGAGACTAGCTCTTCAaatcacttgtgtgtgtgtgaatgaaacaGAGATCTTCAAGACCGTCACTTTTtaagcagacgctgttatccaaagtgactgacAGTGAATTGAGAGGAGGAAGGGTCTAAAATGTTTTTATATTGTGTAGTTGTAAACCAAATATATTTGGTTGTTTGCTTTTTAGTGTTTATGGTTGCTTCAAAATGAGTGCCATTGACATGTCATGATTGCATTTTACACTACTGAATAATGTATATTAATGTGAAGGGTTTATATGTCGTTGACTGCTTTCCATATTTTTGAGTTGTTGGCCATTAACCTTGAACTGTTAGGTTCTGGTCATATTTTGGTGCAGAAAAGGAGCCAGACGGAAACCTGAGAGGATCTCACTAGACACACAGAGCCTTCTAGAGTTTCCACACTTTCATAAGAGACATGGCAACCAActgaaaaaacacagaaaacaagaAGCAAGTTCCTATTTTTGCCCTTTCGTCTCTAATCCTATTTATTAATACATCTATCGATCTCTTTTTGGGTTATTTCCCAGAATCTCTCATGATAATTCAAAAGAGGTCAGTGAAAGGTTTGATGAGGTCTCTTTTAGCCAAGCTTTACTTGCTTGTCATTTTAGTTAAAATATGGCTTGCCTTGTTTGGGACTAGAGACGCCAGGTCTGAGATCACAGATAAAGGTCTCAATGTAAACAAGCAATGACTTGTGTTGCAGTTCACTAACAGGTTATTGCTCTTCATGTTCCTGTGATCTTTTCTCCATTTTTCTCTCGCTTGGATCTCAACGTGGTCTTTCAAAGAAGAACAACAGAAAGACACCAAAGACCGCTGAAATCGGCCACTATATGGACGTCAGTGTTCAACCGGCAGTGAAGGTACGCCAAATATGTCCTTCATTTGAATACTTTTCAAACTCATTTCTTACTACTCTTTACCATTTATTAATCATCCAAATCAACTTGCATTCAGAACTTGTCATCAAGCAGCAGGTAGGAAGCTAGGCATTTTGGCTCTTGAATCTTGTTGACACTAGGAATCAAACGGAGGAGCTTGGTGCCTTTCTCTTTGTGTAgaccacactgtgtgtgttggtaggaATGCCGAGAGGACTTGATGCTATTTGGGAGAGATAACTTGGCGACTGGGACTACGAGAGGAGTACAGCTGGTCCAGGTGGCGAGTGGGgggtctgtctgctcctcctgcacctcctatGACTCCTCGTCCTACAGCTCCGAACTGGAGGTGAGTCTATTACTCAGAatctcttatttatttattcacgtatgtgatatattttttattatatatttaaaattatgaattattattattcagattCACAGACTCTAGCTACTGCAAGCATAGTCCTAAAATAGTCAGGGAACCTGGCACAACCAGTCTCAAACCAACCGATTAAGGTATTTGGTTTGATTTACCACTAGTGTGCCAATAACATAACATATTAGATAATTAATGGGTATTGAAGGTAAAAGTTAACAACAAAAATAGAGTTCAATGACTATATTGGATATAAGATGTTGTGTGATGAGATTTGCAATATCCACAGTTGTACACTAGATGGTGGTATAATGTTAACCGCAACAGCTAGGCAAATAACAGTTGTTGGAACTTGTAGAATGGGATGTCAAttattgcacttttttttttacccttatTGCTTCACTACTGTCAAAAGTTGAGTCTTTCCGAGATATGGATTTTCACATGGTTGCCTTAAAAACCGCAAGGTGTTATCCCATGTGGTGGCAGTTTCAGTATATATATTACAACTTGCTCTGGGGTTCCTACAAGTAGGCTGTGGAATTTGGGGATCAGACCCAGTGCCTTTCAGCTGAAAGTGATGAAATACCATTCCCACAATACTATCGTGCAACTAGCTACTACCATCTTGAGCATGTTAGACGGGACGGGTGTAGTACATGAGGTGTACGTTGAAAGAATGCGCTGGCCCATATCATGTGATGGCCACAACGCTCCACATGCGCTCTAAATGAAAAGATTGCTGTCATGTTTCAGTGGGACTTTGAGGAGGCCAGAAGCTGTTGGAGTGAACCACCATGGAGaacggaggagggggatgagttCCTGCAGGATTGGCCCAAGAACCCTCCACCGTTTGTGGCGAGCACCTGCAGCGCTTCTGACTTCACAGAGATGCCTCTGTGAAGCTGAGGACGGGGAAACGGCGTTCCCCTCAAACGCCGTATCAAGCTCCATCAGTAATAGGCTGGTCATGTGAATAgataatgtaataaataaatgaaatgacaaacataaactgtgtgtgtgtgtgtgtgtgtgtgtgtctgtgtgcgctgcATGCACTTGCAGGGAGCGTGCTCTTTTGTGTTGAACAGAATTGAAAGGCGCCAGAATGGCTGCTGATAATTGTGGCGGTGACTCCATTTGCTGTCCCCACAGTTCAGATGTCAGGACACCATGTAcaccagcccctcccccatTATGGCCACGCAATGCGGCTCAATGATCGGAAGGAAGACATCCAAACGGCCTTATCAGTCCGCTTTGGCCTcagacccacccccccacacacacacacgaacactgCCCTCTCCCATTCTGCTTAGGGAGGTTTTTCAGGTCACATCCTGCATTCTGTTGGTCATCAGTATTTATCAGGTCTAGACGAGGCGACAGGCCTCTGCCAAGAGCCTGCCAAGGCGATAAACAGTAATCTAATGGGGCCTCGACTTCACCCCCTGTTCTCTGCCTTCCGCATACATCGCATGTTGTCCTGTTTCATGAGTTATGGGTACAGATTGCATCAGggaactttatttttttatgttttgataATGGGACAATACACCGCTTGAGGTGAAATGTTCAAGCCAGTCACCTTCATACCTTTTACCGAATCATCCACATGTCAAACTTATGAAACATGGTTTTGAACCCACGACATACTTGTAGAGATAAATTGAATATGGGTTTGAATTGCGGTTTAAAGGGAGACAGTCTTGAGTCATATAAGGATTAAATGTGTTCCATTTGGACATCAGTTTTTACCAATGAAAAGgcccaacaatgtttttcttcatgagtCAGTAAGAAATATGACATCATCCAAGCAGAAATGTGATTCAAGTCCAAAATTAAAACTTGTGCACACTGGCCCTCTTACATTAAGGGTGAAGTCTTCTGTTTGCTAAAGACTATATCTGCAAAACAACTGTGTTGAATGATGAGGATCTGTGTTGTCAGTGGTAAATAACAAGCTAGAACCCTACTGTGTCTGGACTCTGGACAGGGGGGGGTCCGGCTAGACACGGGTTAAATCCCTATCCCCTAGTTCAGACTCCAAACACAAGGAAAACAAACTCTCCCATCCCATATTAACAGGTGGAATTCTGTTTACACaagtgacagagagaaaggattaGGACATCTGAAGCCGCTGGGGAGAATAGGCCTTTGTGTTTATCTTGTCGCCTTGCTTACGTCAGAGGAGAATCACATAGGCCTTGTTTGATGCATTGTAACACGCTGACCAAACCATGCAGGGAATTTTTTCCTCTCAGGTTGTATGAGCAGAGAGGGGATGCCTCTGTGTAAATGTTTCACTAAACTATACAATAAGGCTCcaaaaaagataaaaacagCACCAATTTTTAGGTAAAATCTATTTACAATtgctatatatctatataaaataGGTTGGCCCTATGTGTTTACATATGAAAttttatcatttattattagagttttaatatttttttgttattttgtttaaatatatttcatatatatatatttttttaatcgtCATATTGCTATTGCATTGCAGCCTTACGTGGGAACCGTGCAAGGACGTAAAGTATTCAAGCCAATAATGTATAACGGCATCCATGCATTGGCGTAGCAGTGTGGATTCGCTGCGGACTACACGCTTCTGATGTCACATCCTACTTCCTCTCGTGAGCCAGTTCAAGGCAGTTCAGCCCTCCACGACTCAGATGCGTTGTACCGAGCTGTCTGTCAACGTCGAGCGCCTTCCCCCTTCTTCATTCttgtgagagagaagagaacatTTGGGTTGTAATTTTCCCCTCTTCAACGACGTCTCGCTTCAGATAACACCTGCTTTCGTCTCACCATGATTTTCAGCTGATCTTCAAAGTGTCCGGGTGGTTCTGGGGTAAGTGAATACAGGGGATGTCCATCAGCCATGTGTAGCatagagccacacacacacacacacacacacacacacacacacacacacacacacacacacacacacacacacacacacacacacacacacacacacacacatacacatacacaaacacatagacagacacacacacacacacacacacacacacacacacacacacacacacacacacacacacacacacacacacacacacacacgctatctGACAGATAGCTATCGGTATGGCCAATTCATTCAGTAAAATGAAACACCCGTTAGGAATTTGTTTGGGTGGTGACTCTGCCTGTTTAAAAATGACTGGAGATAACATGCATGTGAATGTTTTTGCAGCCGctgccttttttaacattaaagcGTGGCTCACGTTGGCTAACTGTTAGTCAAGCCGCAATAACATGTCATCATGACTGTCTGGTGGTAGAAACACTTCACCTGCTTACACGCATGTGTGCTGGGAGGCAGGATTGTGTTGCCTTTATTTCCCCGTCTGCTATTAGCATCAGATCTGTCAGCCTCCATTCGTTTCTCTATGATGTGACCCAACTATGTTCTGGTGTGTTTATAATAGCCTACTTGCTACACGTTTGGTTATCGGAACGGGGTCTGTAGTTTATTTGGTTTCATTCTGTTATCTGTGAATGTGCTTTTCACATTACTCGCATTTAACACCGTTATACACAGTAGATGTATCTCCCAACATCAAGGAGTTGACCAACATACATGTGGCTGAATAACTGAGACAGGGTAATTTCTACCTACCTTGTTGGCGTACTTTAATCATCCCtaaattatcttttttttattattatttaaatgtccTACTCTATAGCCTAGTAGCGTGGTTTATGTTTCTCAATCGAGTCAGGCGATCACCTCTCAGTGGCTCTCACTCAGTGCTGTCAACAAACACAGCATGTTGGATTGTATTTAAATGTATCAACATTCAGTTGATACATTTGAGTTCATTCGTTTCTTATTTTGTTACTTTGTTCATCTATTCTTGAGTAAGGATATCTAAGGTCAAACAACATTTGCTTAACTTCTCCAAAAAAAGCTTTTATTGTTTGTCAGAAGTCTTCTTGGCCTCCATCTGCTTGGAGGGATGATGACTGAAAGGGAAATCCACTTATAATACAATGTTTTTTGTACAgaattgtaaatatatatatttttttttattaattagcAACAAAAATAAAGGAACATTAAGCATCGGGTGTGCTAATAAGGAAACCTATCAAAATGAAAGTCAAATAAAGATGTCATTAAGCATTTTGAAAACAGTTTCAACAACAGCTTTTGATTGATGCTAGAGTTATGGTAGCTTTTTGGCTGCCCAAGTCAAAAGCTTCCCAGGTTCCCTTGACTCCCTTGGTGCCCTATTAGGATGAGATAGAAAATACTTCttagtgtctgtctgtttcttgccttttttttgATCACAGACATCTTGGAATTAAGTCTCTTAATAACAGATTAGCCTTGCTGGCCTGAGACCCACcatctgtgttttgttttcgtTGGCTGAACGACCAGTCATTTCTCTTTTATCTTTTGACAATTGCTTTACtttaatatttgtgtgtgtgtgtgtgtgtgtgtgtgtgtgtgtgtgtgtgtgtgtgtgtgtgtgtgtgtgtgtgtgtgtgtgtgtgtgtgtgtgtgtgtgtgtgtgtgtgtgtgtgtgtgtggtaggccAGGTTGATAACTAAATGTCCAATTTGTTTAGTTGAATATTCTCTTGAATATTCTTGTATCCGCCAATACAATTTATTTCTCAGTAAGAAAGCAATGGCCACTGTGTTTAAGGGCACTGTGTTTAAGGTCATGCTGGTTAGGAGTGTGAAATCATCAACTGCCATGCTGCCGCAGGCATAGGACGTAACAAATAATGAATGTCTTATGTATCTCAGATTAAGTTAAAGGCTCAGCTAAACCTCAGTCAAGTATCTCTGTTGTTGGCATGTCCGATGTTTCTCAGGGGTGTTAAACGGCCCCAGGGGTCAACAAAAGTGGGCGTGTGTATATAAAGTGTAGGACTAGGGGGCCCTATTTCCTATTTGAAGAGACAATAAATGTCCTTCAGGTACATAATCACGATAATAACAGATTTTCCTCTTAACCTCTGAACCTTTGTCCCCTCCACAGGGTGAGAAAGAGCCGAACTCTTGGTGTTGCAAAATTTTGAAACCTGATTTACTAAAGTGCAGGTGCCTCCAGAGTCGATTTCCCAGGCGATTGAGCTAAAGCCCTGCAGGCCTCTCACAGACGACCCCAAAGACCAGCAGTCTGTGATGAAAAGCCTGAGATGGTTGATCAGGAGCTGTGATGGGGAGATATCCTAACATGGTGAACTGAAGATCCCCCATAGCTCCCGGCAAACACGGTTCTTGTGGTTCATGgttcccccccccagctcccaaAAGCACAGAAGAATCCAATTTTTAATAGCATCCCTATGAAAGTTGGGCCAAACTCATATTGCCAGAGGCTTTATACAGACCCTTGCTTAAATTTCACGGTAACGGCAAGAATGAATGGCTTTCATTTGTTTAGAGAATACCGCTACGCTCCCCCGTAAGCACCCTTTATGTGGCATTCGGAATATTTCGTCCTGCAGAAGACGCATGCTTCATGTCTTCAGTTGGGGAAAGGAGGATAGATTATAAATATATAGTGTATTTCTTTTTATATTTGATATGATGTATTATATTAAATTGGATAAATTTGAACTTTTTTTTATCCTGAACGTAAGTGGCCACGTCAGGTAACAAACTTGCGAAACTGATTGCAACTTTAAACTTTGAACTCGCCTTGTAAAAGGAAGTAGGCATGCTGCAGAATCGTATATGGCATTTTTAGGTATACCGACTTCCAACGGTTAAggcacacattcccacaccgacGACAGAGTTAACCATGCAACGCTGctgccagctcgtcgggagcaatTAGGGTCAGGTGTCTTGCCCaaggacacctcggcactcagctaggaggagccgggggtcgAACTATAAacctggttaccagccaaccggcTCTACTTCCTGAACTAAGCCGACCCCACACTAAGTCTCTTTTGGGAGGTCAGCAGTCTGATACCACCGGCCCTTGACCACGACACCCAACTCCCCTCAGCTGTGGTTTGACTCGCGCCCGGTCGCCACCACTACTGGTTTCTTCACTGATCCCATTCTCCACGTAGCTCATGACGCTGAAGacacagggattcagaaggTTGACCAGTGGCCAGCAGCTGCTCATGGTGTTCTATATATAGATGAGGAACCACTGATGACCTCGGATGGTCAAGTGGTTTAGGACGTTTGTACCCCAATGTCCGCCTGGCTGTCTGGAGGCATTCATGAGTAAGGTGCCCACCCCCTTGTCCAAGGTCACATTTATGTCCGGACTCCGCAGTGGCGTGTACTTAAATAAAATGATCAACCATATGTTGGTTAAGATAGACCTTTTACTAATACCTGGAGAGAAATTCAGGCGTTAGAGCAGCAATGACTATGAGAATGAAACACAGGACAGCTACAGGTCAGAGTACAGACCAAAGCAAAATAATAGgaataaaaatgtaatcaatAATTGTATGTATAGTCTTTCAATAAATCTACAATATATAGTCTTTCTATCAATAGATGTACACATGTGAGTCCAAGACAGATGCAGTAGTTAAGGGTCTAATTTGAGGAGTAGGCCTTCAAGGTCTTAACGTTTTATGTTGTTGGTCAAGCTTTGGTTGTTGAGCCGGATGGCGACCGGCCCAATGAACTGACTCACACTCTGACCAACTGACAAGGCACTTTGTGGTTTGCGAAGGAGGGATGAGTCGTCGGCTGGGCTGGTGCCTTGTCTTCCCTGGCTCACCATAGCGGGGATGGGAGGAGTTTGCCCAGACAGCGTCCAGCTTCCTACTCATCCTACCCTCCGCAACCTCCTCCAGATTCTAAAAGTTCAGCTCCGGCTACGGAGTTATTCCTCCGTACCAACTTGTTCAGTCTGTTAGCATCCCATGAGTTGATGTCTGAGCATTTACACTAATGATATTGtactttatttttacatttattttaaaaaactGGCTAGCATGCATTCATCAAATATAAActttaacaaacacacaatatcgGAGGCAAATATTCTGAATATAGTTTTTGTTGTTAACTGGCCTCAAATTAATAACTTGCAGCATTATTTGACAAATAGATTTTTGCCTCTGTCGAAATGCATGAGCTGCTTTTTTTAAGCCTTTTTGATCAGGCTGTAAAACTGCCGACACACAAACCTTATAATCATCATCCTGTTTTTTATACCTAATTCACGTCGTTAAGGCCACATTCATGATGTGTTTATCCTTGTCTATTGTAGATTTTCAGTGTAGAATATTATGGTTCCATTAGATTCTGTCAAGCCATCTGAAATTCCCCTCGTTTTTCATCAACCTCCTTGTTCCTACTGACTCTATGGGTCTGTCTGTTATTCTTTCTCCCAGGGATCCAGGTTGGTGTGACAGAACGAGCTTACTGAGGGGTACTGCCTGAGAGCAACAGGGACCCAGGTCCTCAAGGTGGGTGTGCATGGAGAACCAGACTATGAGGCTCCTGTCCTTTAACATCCTGTACTCGTTAAAGTTAGGGCCAGGGGGACTCCATCTCTGATTGGTAGACCAGCGGCGGATAAGTtactagaattttttttttggaagtgCCAAAGAAGATTTGGCTCTTCTATCAAAGATTATCGTTAAAATATGCTCTGGAAGTGACAAAAGCTTTGTAACTTGTtgacaaaatatatttatatcatatgTTCACTGGCCATACGTGCTGGAGCAGTTGGAAGATGTCAATTGTGTTAAAATATGTTTGCTGTTCACTGGGAAGGGGAACCAAGTACGTAATCAATGGCGTTCTTGAAGTCACGGGGCGTGAGTCATGGCTTCTgtctcttttcttcttttttttttaaacacatttttaatacatggttgtgtgtggttcttTCTCCCCATTCACTTTCTTTTGGTTGTCTCAGACCTGCCAGACAAGTTTTTCATTTTGTATAGCTTTACTTATTTGTCAAAGGTAACTTACTGGTATGTCGGCAACAAAATGGAAAGCCAGCTCGCCTTGGGGGTTTACTTTTGTTTGCAAGAGTCTGTAATTATGTGATTTCAGTCGTACTGGTCATCACATGGACTCAGAGTTCAATGGGCTTGATGATGCAAGGTTGTTGAGGGCCTTGTTTGTCATAAACCCAAGACGTACAAGGCTACAGCTTTACCCTGCTTTGCTTACCAAAGTCCCCCTTGTATTGTGATGTCGTGCTCCTGGCATTTCCAGCCTCGGTGCTTGGGGTGGGGTTGTAGtctcgagggggggggggggggggttgctggctTGCCTCGCACCCAGTGCCTAGCGCCGGCTGGGGGGCTCCCATTGTAAATACAAGGAAGGGCTTGGTCCCGAGCTAAATATCCCACTGTGTCAAGGAAAGAGTATGACCCCGGTGCGACAGGCCGATAAGATTAGAACAGTGCCAGGAGAGGCACTGTGTGGGTGGCCGATAGGGTGGGAACCCTTGGTGTTACGCAATGTATCGGTATGCAATTCCTTTTATCTAGCAAAACCTGGAATTTACATGAAATCACACTTGAAACAGGCGTCGACAGCAATGCATACATTCCTAGAAAAAACAAGCCCTTATCTAGATTTGCATTGAGACATAGGAACTCCAAATGGGGA
It includes:
- the tmem44 gene encoding transmembrane protein 44 isoform X1 — protein: MNDLTDNRIHNFRSFYQFCVEAITTCLSFNADKACVPFALFALSALLLFTSCVVLIHQRCTVRQGNTGAVVTIYCFLGNLCSTIGAVLSQQLDIQIVFGVLTVAVDFVNIVSIFLTLYICWNSTKDRRLRIIRRRRRQQLLCMCLLMGLGGYATSESIPAYRPFSRRKLLDTFLQVSVGVCWIYNVDNTQVLGYTLGMISLAIVCTSRFPAINRACRREKVSPAAGVSAVLCSSTGLLYISALLLSDPVVPGLFLKAAPWLLSALCGATLDLLVLVIFWCRKGARRKPERISLDTQSLLEFPHFHKRHGNQLKKHRKQEKNNRKTPKTAEIGHYMDVSVQPAVKECREDLMLFGRDNLATGTTRGVQLVQVASGGSVCSSCTSYDSSSYSSELEWDFEEARSCWSEPPWRTEEGDEFLQDWPKNPPPFVASTCSASDFTEMPL
- the tmem44 gene encoding transmembrane protein 44 isoform X2; this translates as MNDLTDNRIHNFRSFYQFCVEAITTCLSFNADKACVPFALFALSALLLFTSCVVLIHQRCTVRQGNTGAVVTIYCFLGNLCSTIGAVLSQQLDIQIVFGVLTVAVDFVNIVSIFLTLYICWNSTKDRRLRIIRRRRRQQLLCMCLLMGLGGYATSESIPAYRPFSRRKLLDTFLQVSDNTQVLGYTLGMISLAIVCTSRFPAINRACRREKVSPAAGVSAVLCSSTGLLYISALLLSDPVVPGLFLKAAPWLLSALCGATLDLLVLVIFWCRKGARRKPERISLDTQSLLEFPHFHKRHGNQLKKHRKQEKNNRKTPKTAEIGHYMDVSVQPAVKECREDLMLFGRDNLATGTTRGVQLVQVASGGSVCSSCTSYDSSSYSSELEWDFEEARSCWSEPPWRTEEGDEFLQDWPKNPPPFVASTCSASDFTEMPL
- the tmem44 gene encoding transmembrane protein 44 isoform X3, producing the protein MNDLTDNRIHNFRSFYQFCVEAITTCLSFNADKACVPFALFALSALLLFTSCVVLIHQRCTVRQGNTGAVVTIYCFLGNLCSTIGAVLSQQLDIQIVFGVLTVAVDFVNIVSIFLTLYICWNSTKDRRLRIIRRRRRQQLLCMCLLMGLGGYATSESIPAYRPFSRRKLLDTFLQDNTQVLGYTLGMISLAIVCTSRFPAINRACRREKVSPAAGVSAVLCSSTGLLYISALLLSDPVVPGLFLKAAPWLLSALCGATLDLLVLVIFWCRKGARRKPERISLDTQSLLEFPHFHKRHGNQLKKHRKQEKNNRKTPKTAEIGHYMDVSVQPAVKECREDLMLFGRDNLATGTTRGVQLVQVASGGSVCSSCTSYDSSSYSSELEWDFEEARSCWSEPPWRTEEGDEFLQDWPKNPPPFVASTCSASDFTEMPL